In Dysidea avara chromosome 3, odDysAvar1.4, whole genome shotgun sequence, a single window of DNA contains:
- the LOC136251037 gene encoding PH domain-containing protein DDB_G0287875-like: protein MARKRKKKRRERRLNNVQKPASKRPSKLRQWTDDGMVRALNAVQSGILGVNEAARDYKIPPTTLKDRLSGRVIHGNKMYHPDHLPPEILDADVVTVGTATGSTSTMGIATGSTSTVGTATGSTSTVGTATGSTSTVGMATGSTSTVGTATDSTSTVSMSTGSTSTVGTATGSTSTVGTATSSTTARSPFSELLVYPTPTQRKSKPKSCARVLTSAKSIAMLEEKARKKQEEIDLKDKKKKEREAKKVLRDEEKKRKVQEREQKKAEKQRRLDQRNNSGSKRQNASSHSQRAAKRQREDNCPESGIQHCEISEDECAVCFGLHEEDPEQVEWLRCTNEDCNVWSHTDCLENCDGVYVCYACGTLLM, encoded by the exons ATGGCGCGTAAGAGGAAGAAGAAGCGAAGAGAAAGACGCCtgaataatgtacaaaaaccGGCCAGTAAAAGGCCATCGAAGCTACGACAATGGACTGATGATGGTATGGTACGCGCATTGAATGCCGTACAGTCTGGCATTCTTGGCGTTAATGAGGCAGCACGAGATTACAAAATACCACCGACAACATTGAAAGACAGGTTGTCTGGGCGAGTTATTCATGGCAACAAGATGTATCATCCTGACCATCTCCCTCCTG agattttggATGCTGATGTTGTgaccgtgggtactgctactggctctacaagcaccATGGGTATCgctactggctctacaagcactgtgggtactgctactggctctacaagcaccgtgggtactgctactggctctacaagcaccgtgggtatggctactggctctacaagcaccgtgggtactgctactgacTCTACAAGCACCGTGAGTATGTctactggctctacaagcaccgtgggtactgctactggctctacaagcaccgtgggtactgctactaGCTCTACAACTGCAAGATCTCCTTTTTCAGAGCTCCTCGTATATCCAACTCCTACACAAAGGAAATCGAAACCAAAGAGCTGTGCCCGGGTTTTGACTAGTGCAAAATCTATTGCTATGCTGGAAGAGAAAGCCCGTAAAAAGCAAGAAGAAATAGACTTAaaagacaaaaagaaaaaagaaagagAGGCAAAGAAAGTTCTTCGAGATGAAGAAAAGAAGCGCAAAGTGCAGGAAAGAGAGCAGAAGAAGGCTGAAAAGCAAAGAAGGTTGGACCAAAGAAACAATTCTGGATCAAAAAGGCAAAACGCATCATCACACAGTCAGAGAGCAGCGAAACGGCAACGAGAAGACAATTGTCCTGAAAGTGGTATTCAGCATTGTGAGATTTCAGAGGATGAATGTGCTGTTTGCTTTGGGCTGCACGAAGAGGACCCAGAACAAGTCGAGTGGCTGAGGTGTACCAATGAAGATTGCAATGTGTGGAGCCACACCGATTGTCTTGAAAATTGTGATGGTGTGTACGTTTGTTATGCCTGTGGAACCCTACTCATGTAG